In the genome of Bradyrhizobium sp. CIAT3101, one region contains:
- a CDS encoding dienelactone hydrolase family protein, giving the protein MGQDIKLTASDNFQLGAYRADPVSAPKGAVVVIQEIFGVNHHIRSVCDRLAGEGYVAIAPSIFDRTTPGFQSGYTPDEIAEARKFVANPDWDAMLRDTQAAIDAVKNVGPVGIIGFCLGGSIAFVAATRLTGLKAAIGYYGGAVVRFADEKPKVPTQLHFGEKDAGIPLTDVETVKTKRPDVEVFIYPGAQHGFHCDERPSYDKASSEIAWPRSLDFFAKHLTK; this is encoded by the coding sequence GTGGGACAAGACATCAAACTGACGGCCTCCGACAATTTCCAGCTCGGCGCCTATCGCGCTGATCCTGTCAGCGCGCCGAAGGGCGCGGTGGTGGTGATCCAGGAGATTTTCGGCGTCAATCATCACATCCGTTCGGTCTGCGACCGTCTCGCAGGCGAAGGCTATGTCGCGATCGCGCCGTCGATCTTCGATCGCACCACGCCGGGCTTCCAGTCCGGCTATACGCCCGATGAGATCGCGGAGGCGCGCAAATTCGTCGCCAATCCCGACTGGGACGCGATGCTGCGCGACACCCAGGCGGCGATCGACGCAGTAAAGAATGTCGGCCCGGTCGGCATCATCGGTTTCTGTCTCGGCGGCAGCATCGCCTTCGTCGCGGCGACGCGGCTCACCGGCCTGAAGGCCGCGATCGGCTATTATGGCGGCGCCGTCGTGCGCTTTGCCGACGAGAAACCGAAGGTACCGACGCAGCTGCATTTCGGCGAGAAGGATGCCGGCATTCCGCTGACCGATGTCGAGACCGTCAAGACGAAGCGGCCTGATGTCGAGGTCTTCATCTATCCCGGCGCGCAGCACGGTTTCCATTGCGACGAGCGGCCGAGCTACGACAAGGCCAGCTCGGAGATCGCCTGGCCGCGCAGCCTCGACTTCTTCGCGAAGCATCTGACGAAATAG